The window CGGACCAATTTGAATGGTTTCTTAAAACTGAGTTACAATCCAAATTATATTAAAGGATTTGGTGCCGATATCAGTTACAATTACAATAAACAATCAGACCTGTATAAAACCAGGTATCAGCCTTATACCCTTTATCTTTTCAACCGTTTTGGAGGCAACAACCATTTAATTGGCGATCAGGTAATTGGTACCAAGGCTGCTGCGCAGCAACCTTACGATTTTTTTCAGGAGCAGTACATCCAAAACAAAACTTATGTATTTAATGCTGCTGCCCATTACGACCGTACTTTTGGTCAGCACGATCTGAGTGTGCAGGTTTTTTACGAGCAATCCGAATCTAAAGGAGATAATTTCTCCGCTAAGGGCGAAAACCTGCTCTCGAGTACTATCGATCAGCTATTTGTAGCCAATAGCGATCCTGCCCGCCGTTCTTTAACCGGCACTGGTAATGAATTCGGAAGATCGTCGGTTTTTGGCCGCTTGAACTACAAATTTAAAGGTAAATACCTTTTAGATGCAATTGTACGTGCCGATGCGTCATCAGCTTTTGCCCCTAAAAATAAGTGGGGATATTTCCCTTCACTATCCGGCGGATGGATTTTATCCGAAGAACCTTTTATTAAAAACATGCTACCTAATGTCGATAATTTGAAACTTAGGGCAGGTTATGGTTTGCTGGGCTATGATAATATTGATCTCTCTCAATGGTATTCTTATTTTTCATTACAAAGCAGCGCCGTTTTTTCAACTCCTGTAAATACCATTGCACCACAACGTTATCCTAATCCGGATATTAAATGGCAAAAAATTGCCACCACCAACATCGGGGTAGATGCCAGTTTTTATAAAGGATTAATAAGCGGTAGCCTGGATTTATTTTACAAGAAAACATCCGATTTGTTAGTGGCCAACCAAACCGTCGTTCCATCTACATTTGGTATTGCACTGGCACAGGTTAATTATGGGCAGGTTAATGCCAAAGGTTTTGAGTTAACTTTAAGGCATGATAATCAGATTGGACAAGTTAAATATTATGTTGGTTTTAACTTTGCCTACACCACCAATAAGGTAATCAAATATCCCGAGCAGGCCAATATTCCCGATTATCAGCGCAGAACCGGTAGGCCGGTTAATTTTATTACAGGTTATCAGTCTAACGGCATTATTCGCAATCCGGAACAACTGGCCAATTACCTGAAACTAAAATACGGCACGCGGGCATTTGAGCTTGGTGATATTGGTTTTGCCGATCTTTTTGGTCCCAGCAATGGTGCGCCTGATGGTATAATCAATGCCAATGATAATGTGGTTTTATCTAACCTGTCATACGATCCGCGCATTACCTATGGTATCCCCCTGGGCGCTTCGTGGAAAGGCTTTGATCTTGGCGTATTGTTACAAGGCGTAGGGGCGCGTAAAGTAATGCTTAGCGACAGGAGTCAGTGGCAGGAGCAAAATGTACTTGCCTTTTGGTCAGATTTCTGGTCGGCTGAGAATCCAAATGCAGCTTACCCCAAAATTGGCGGTTTAAACGGAACCGAAGGACCTGCCTCATCATTTTGGCTTCGTAGCGGTAACTACCTGAGGTTAAAAAGCCTGGAGCTTGGTTACACCTTACCTGCAAGGGCTACAAAAAGCATTGGTTTGGAGAAATGCCGTTTGTTCTTAACCGGAACCAATCTTTTCATTATCAGCGATGATATTAAGATGTACGATCCGGAATTACCCACAAACGAAACCGGTTATGGCGCATTCCAATACCCAATGCTCAGAACCATTTCTGCAGGTGCAAGTATTTCTTTTTAAACAATGTGAGCCAATTAAAAAGATCAGAACATGAAAAAAATATGCTTTAAAATATGCTGTTTAGCTACCGTGCTTTTTATGGCATGGAGCTGCAAAAAAGTAACAGAAAAGAACGACATCAATAATATACAAGATGCTTTGGTGTGGCAGGATACCGTTTTGATAACCGCTTTTGCCAATAACCTCTATCTCGATGTTCCATCCTGGGACCTGGGTTTAACCGGTTATACCGATGAGTCGAGAAATGGTAACCCGGTAATTAACGGCACGGTTACGCCCGATGCCAGTATCTCTTACTGGCCCTACACTGCAATCCGTAAAATTAATTTAATGATCAAGCAGTTGCCTACTTCGGCCGGAAGTGCCGGTTTGAAGAACAGGTTTACCGGAGAGGCTAAGTTTTTAAGGGCCTATCAATATTTTCAAATGGTAAGAAGGCACGGAGGTGTTCCCATTATAACGGTTCCACAAGAGCTTACCGACGATATTTTTGTGAGCCGGAACAAAACTTCCGAATGTATCAGTTTTATGGTAAAGGATTTGGATGAGGCCATTGCCTTATTGCCTTCGGTTACGCCTGGTTCAAATGTAGGCCGGGCGAGTAAAGAAGCAGCGCTTGCCTTAAAAGCCCGCATCCTGGTCGATTGGGCTTCGCCACGTTACAATCCTAACAATGATGCTAGCCGCTGGCAAGCGGCTTACGCTGCCTGTAACGAGGCGCTAACAAAATTAAATGCCAGTGGTTATGGCCTTTTCGATTCGTACGGCAGTTTATTCCTTACCGAGATGAATAAGGAAGTAATTTTTGCCATTCGTTTTGCTAATCCCGGCCGTACGCAAGGGCGCGATGCTACAGTTAGACCCATTTCAGTATCGGTAAATTCGACTGGCGGAAATCAGCCCTCGCAAGAGATGGCAGATGCCTATCCGATGAAAGATGGTTCGGATGTGAATAGTGCCCTGAGTTATCAGCAGCGTTTTAGTGGCCGCGACGACCGGTTTTATGCTACCATCGTTTACAATGGCGCCACTTATTTTGGCCGTAAACAGTGGACCTATGTTAACTCTGGCATAGATGGTTATCGCGATGTGAACGGTACCTATACTGGATATTATTGTAAAAAAGCGGTCGATACTACCTTAACGGCTGCCCAGGCCGGCACATCAGGCACTGATTTTATTGCCATCAGGTATGCCGATATTTTATTGCTTGCAGCCGAGGCTGCCAACGAAACCGGAAATGCCAGTGTTGCTTACGATGCTTTAACTAAAATCCGTGCAAGGGCTAAAATCCTACCAGGCGTTAATAATTTGTATGGTTTAACCGCAGGGATGAGTCAGACCGATTTAAGAAGCCGGATTCAGAAAGAGCGTCAGGTTGAGCTTGCTTTTGAGCAGATCCGTTTCTTCGACCTTTTGCGATGGAACACGCTTTCCAGCACACTGAATGGTAAAACCCGCAAAGCATTGAAACTGATTAATCCAACTCCTGCAGTACCGCCAACCAGCGCAACAGTATTTACAGAGAGTTTAGATCCAATCGATCTTCAACCCATCGTAATTCAGGGGAATAGTCTTTTTTATCCCATTCCGCGGAGTATTATTCAGAATAACCCTAAAATTCTGCAAAACATAGGCTGGGAAAACGGAACTTTTGATCCGGTACAATAAATATCATTTCAAGGGCTACATCAATATTTTCTGATGTAGCCTTATTACATCTCACACACATGAAATTATTAAGAATAGCTTTCCTGCTTTTATTCTTTCTGGAGGTAAAGGCACAGCAAATCCAAATTGGTAATGGCCTGGTAGAACGGAATTTTACTTTTGATGGAAAGGTTTGGCGAACGGCATCATTCCGCAATCAAGCCACACACCAGGTAATTGCGGTTAAAAGCGATGAGTTTCTGCTTTTAGCCATGAACAAGGAACAGGGACTAACGATATCAGATTTTACAGCTGCCGCTGCTCCCGAAAAATATAACCACGCCGATACTTCTTTTTTAACCTTTACCTATAAACCACTTCCCCAAATCGCTAAAGATCCCATTGCGCCTCAAACCATCAAAGTTCAGTATAGCTTAAAAAAAGGAGAGACCTTTATGCGCAAAAGCCTGCAGTTAGTTTATAAGGAAACTGCAACGATTGACCGTTTGGAAGTAGAGCGATTAACCATTGCGCAGGAGCAAAAAGGCGGGGTAAAGGAGAGCCGGTTTTTGTTGGCAATCAATTGTTTCTGGGTCTGGAATATCCCGGAGGCTACGCCAGGCGAACCGATGGCAATACCCCTAAAGATTATGGCAGGCATTACGAAAAAGTAGGCAATTATAGCGATATCAATCTTGAAGGAAGAGACATTGAACCTAAAGGAACTAAAGGCATGATCCGCCTGATGCATTTTCCGGGATATGTCCTGAAAAATGCAAATAATCGCTATGAAATGATCAGTAAAACTGCTGTAAACGGTTTTGCAAGGCCTAACCAATCAGTAGAAATGGCTTTCATGACCTATCTGGAAGGATTATGGAAAAAGCCAAAGTCTTTTCTGCATTATAATAATTGGTTCGAGCCCAAAGCAAAAGATTTAAGTGGCGATGGGCTGATTAATATTTACAGGGAGTTTAAAGCCGCAACTGTACCTTATGGTATTAATTTAGATGCAGTAGTGCCCGATAATGGCTGGCAGAATACCAGATCGATCTGGGATCCGCTTCCGAAGTTTTTCCCCAATGGCATTAAAGATGTTAAGAAATTAAGCGACCGCTTAAGGGCCGAGGGTACAGGTTTTGGCCTTTGGCTATCTATTAACGGGTATGTTAATAAAATAGACTGGGGGCTGGCCGAAGGATACAAAGAAGCAAAACCTAACGCTTATTTTGCAAAGTTCGGCCGGTATTATAGCCTTTCTTCAACCCAATATAAAGATACTGTATTGAAGAAAATTCCGCTATTGGCAAAAGAAACCGGCACCATTTATTTTAAGCACGATTTTAACCAGTTAAGCGATCTGGCAGAGGGTAACAACCACCCGGCAACCGATCGTCATGGTCATGAAGCAAATCTCGATGCCTGCCTTGAAGTTTTGGTGGCTACCCGTAAAATGAACCCCGAAATTTATCAGAATATGACCAATTGGGTGTGGTTTTCGCCCTGGTGGCTTAAATATGCCGATGCGCTGTGGATGCTGGCGGGCGATGATGGAACAAATGGCAACTGGCCAGAAATTTCTACACGTGCCATGGCCTCAACCGATCGCGATACCTATTTATGGCGCATGTGGGGAAATCCCGCCGACAGGCCTTTAGTGCCCATTTCGAGATTGATGACCCATGGAATCATCAAAACAAGCGATGGTAGAATGGAAAGCCAAAGCGATAACCTTCAGGATTGGCAGGAATATGTGTTGATGCATTATGGAAGAGGTACACTTTTAAAAGAGTGGTACATCTCTCCATCAGCCATGCACCCCGATGAGTGGAAGGCTTTATGCACGGTACACAATTGGGCAAAAGCACATCAGAAAGCATTAAACAATACCTTTTTTGTAGGTGGTAGGCCAGATGAAGGACATGCTTACGGTTATATAGGCTGGGATGGCGACAAAGGTGTATTGGTAGCCCGTAACCCGGATGGCAGGGAGCAGAAACTCCGGATTCCTTTTAATCAAAGCATTCATTTTGGCGGGCAGAACGGAACAGTTTTTCATGCCAATGTGGTATTTCCATATGCAGATGCCTATCCGCAGCATTTTATTGCCGGGCAGGAAATTGAAATTGTTTTACCAGGTTATGCTACAATGGCTTTTGAGTTCGAAAAGGGTAAGCCAGAAAATGCGGTTACGCTTCCAGCCCTACCAGTAGTGAAAACAAGCGAAGATACCGATGGCCCCATCAATGAGATTACACTTCCGGTAACCGTTAACGACCGTTGCGATTTACTGGTAACAGGCTTTCCTGATCTTCCGGAGCTACGTATAGACGGAAACACCGTGGTGCCGGTAAGAACAAGTAAATCGAAGATTAACAATTTTGCTGGTTATGCTGTAGCAGGTATGCCAAGTACCGTAGCCAAAGCCTGGAATATGGCCAGCTTTGATTTAAAACCTTACTTAGGTAAGAAAATTAAGATCAGCTACAAAGGCATGGGAGCATTTAAGAGCTTTTTGCTGATAGAACAGGCCGTTGATGGAAATAAAGTAACAACCGGAAATGATAAGCTTTGGCCAATAACCAATAACAGTCGCAGACAGACCATACCATTAATCAACAAAACACACTAAACAGAAACTATGAAAACCATTCATAAAATAATACTATATCTGTTGCTGTTAGTCCCCGCGGCAAATGCCCTGGCTTCAGATTTTGAAACGGGTACAAAGAGCCTGATAAAAAGGGTATTACCTAAACATGCTTCTTTTTTCGAGGTAGCGCAAATAACTGCTGATAACAATAAAGATGTATTTGAGATAGAAGGAAAAGGAAGTAAAATTGTATTGCGTGGAAATACGCCTGTAGAAGTTGCCTCGGCCTTAAACTGGTACCTCAAATATTATTGTCATGCACAACGCTCCTGGTGTGGCGATAATATGGATTTGCCTGCAAAACTTCCTGTTCCTGCGAGTAAGGTTCGGATCACTTCGCCATACAAAGACCGCGTGTACCTCAACTATTGTACCTTCAATTACTCCATGAGTTGGTGGGATTGGGAGCGTTGGGAAAGGGAAATAGACTGGATGGCGATGCAGGGAATAAACATGCCCCTGTCCATTACAGGACAAGAAGCCGTTTGGCAAAATACTTTGCGCAAGTATGGCATGAACGATGAGGAAATCCGTTCGTTTTTGGTAGGTCCGGCTTATTTTGCCTGGCAATGGATGACCAATATTGAAAGCATTAACGGGCCTCTGCCACAAAACTGGATTGACAGAAGCATTGTTTTGGGACAGAAAATTCTGACCCGCCAACGGCAGCTGGGTATGACCCCAATTCTTCAGGGTTTTACCGGATACGTGCCCATTAAGCTGATGGAAAAACAACCCCAGGCAGATATCCGTAAAAAAGCAGTATGGTTTTATGTCGGCCCCGGCACTGCACAACTCAATCCCTTAGACCCCTTGTATGCCCGGATGAGCAGAACTTTTATCGAAGAGCAAACCAGGTTATTTGGTACCAACCATATTTATGCTGCCGATCCTTTTCATGAAGGAAAAGCACCTGTAGATGGAGATGAATATTTAGCGCAGGTAGGGAAGGCGATATATTCTACCACGGCAAGTGTGGATCCGAAAGCGGTAATTGCCATGCAAACCTGGAGCATGCAAAAAGCAATAGTACAGTCTATTCCACCCGAGCGGATATTGATGCTTGATTTAAATGCCTCAAAATGGAAAGGAAGTGAGGCTTTCTGGGGAAGGCCATGGGTAGGTGGGATTATTCACAACTTTGGTGGCAATACGGCTATGGGTGGGGATTTGAATGCTGTATTAGCAGCTTACCCGGCAATTTTAAACCAGCCCGAAAAATCAAAACAATTTCAGGGAATAGGCATGTTCCCTGAGGCCATAGAACATAACCCGATTATTTACGAGGCTGCAGCAGAAATGGCCTGGAGAAAAGAAAAGCCCGATACCAAAAAATGGATGGACGATTACCTGCTGGCCCGATATGGAAGCAGCAACGAAAAAGTAAGTTTAGCCTGGGATACGTTATTGCATACCGCATATGGTAAAAGTGGTATTGTAACCTTTATGGAAAGCAGTATCTGCGCCAGACCGGCTTTAAAAATAAATGGTGCATCGCCCAATGGTGCTTTAAACTCAGAAAAAAAGTATCGCTTTAAAAGCCTTTGGGAAGCACTGGCACTATTGCAAAAAGCCCCGGCAAATATGCAGGCCAAAGATACTTACCGTTATGACCTGGTAGATTTAGCCCGTCAGTGCGTGGCAGATTTAGCCATACCCATGCAAAAAGAAGTGGCCGATGCCTACCGCAACGGAGATAAAGCTGCGTTTGGCCAAAGTGCTAAACAATACCTGGCTTTAATGGACGATTTTGACCAGCTGCTGGGAACACGAAAAGAATTTCTTTTAGGTAAGTGGATTGCAGATGCACGGGCAATAGGAAAAACAATGGCCGAAAGTGATCTTTATGAAAAAAATGCCCGGGCCTTAATTACCATATGGGGACCATATAATGAGCAGGCCATTCAATATGACTATTCGGCAAGGCAATGGAACGGTATGGTGAAAGATTTTTATAAGGCCCGCTGGAAAAAGTTTATCGATTTCCTAAGCGCTGAACTCGAAAAAGGAGAAAATGAACGTTACAAAGAGGAAAAAATCAATAACAGGTTTAACCGGCCAAGTAATACCGCAAACGACTTTTATAAAGCTATGTCCAAATGGGAGTCAGACTGGACCGAACTACATAACCCTAAATTTAATGATAAGCCAGCTGGCGATGAAGTTAAAATTGTTAACCAGGTTTACCAAAGCTGGTTGCCAACAGCCAACAGGTTATTGAAGTAACTAAACGATAAATTATGAAACTTCGGTAAAGAATACAAGGAAGAATTAGTTCTGCTCTGGTCCATTCTTTTTAAAACCATCCATGTAAATTGTTATTGAACTTACATGGATGGTTTTTGTTTTTTGAATTATTCGTTTGCTGGAGTATTTCGCTGTTTTTGAGATTCTTAAATTTAGCTGATGTGGTCTGGAAAATCCATCATATCTCAGCGCTGTATTGCACAAAATAACAATCGATTGAAATGAATGGTTATATTTGTGAAGTTGATACAATCCTAAGTCCCTTTAAAAGGATAAAATCTCGATAATTAACCATTTTAATCACGATCAATCAATGAACCTGCACCGCACAGAAGCTGAACTTTGGAGGTCTTTTTGTGCAGGAGATGAAAATTCGTTAGTGGGTTTATATGAGCAGTATTACACTACTTTTTTTGTTTGGGGCTGTAAATGGTTAGGTGGGGAGGCTGATTTTGTGAAAGACCAGCTTCACGATTTTTTTATTTACATCTGGGAGCGGCGCGAAAGGCTTGCTCTGGATATCAATGTTAAAGCTTATCTGCTCACTTCTTTCCGCAGGCAGTTGCTTTACCAATGGAAAAAGCACAAGAAATCAGAGCCCATCGAAAATTTTGTTGATACGCTCGAAATATATGAATCAGAACTTCTGGATGCCGAATCGATAACCGAACAGTTTGCTCAACTCGAAAAAGCACTTACCCTGCTCAGCCCTGCACAAAGAGAGGTAGTAGAACTCCGTTTTCTGCAAAATAAAACCATGCAGGAGATAGCAGACCACAAAAATACAAGTCTCCGAACAGTCTATAATCTGCTTCACAGGGGCGTTAATAAGCTTCGGTCAGAAATAAATGAAAAAAACTTTCTTTGGCTGTGGTAAATTTCATATCACTTGTTCTCTGTATTAGAAAGAACAAGCAATTATGGAGTTTAATTCAAGCAACGATTTTATAGAAGACGAATCTTTTGTCGATTACTGCCTTAACCTGAAGGCAGAGCACGTTGCCCTGTGGAAAGACTATGCTACCCAAAATCCTGATAAATTAAAATATATGGACGAAGCAGCAGAACGGATTCAAAACCTGCAACTGCTGTTACTGTCCGAAAAATTAAAACCCCGGGCAGTTGCCTCATTAAAACAATATTTACACAAGGATAAGCAAAGGCCGGTTTTATGGCGGTATATTGCCTCTGCGGCTGCAGCATTGCTGGTTTTAACGGCTGCTATCTTTTTATTTTACCGCCTTCAGCACCAAGAGCACCAATCAGACCTTGCTCAGTTCTCGACCCATAAGTATTTTTACCAGGCAGGGGCCAACCAAAGAAAAGCCATTAACCTCTGGGATGGTAGCTTTGTTATTCTCGATAAAAATGCAAAATTATATATCGATTCTACTTTTGGCAATGTAGACCGCTCCATGCATTTATCGGGAGTGGCTTACTTTAAGGTAGCTAAAGATAAAGCACACCCATTTAAAGTTTACACCGGCGATTACGTTACCACCGCTGTTGGTACTTCATTTAAGCTGGAAACCAACAACCCGCTAAAAAAACTTAAAGTAGAGTTAGAAGAAGGTAAGGTTACTGTTGCAAAAAGAAAGGGTAACCTATGGAACCTGCTGGCTACCCTAAACCCCAAAGAGAGCATCAGTTTTGGCAACCGCTTAAATTTGCTTCAAAATCAACGCTTTTCTGTTCAAAATTTCAATAAGTGGAAAGCCCAGGAAATTATTTTCAAGAATGCTCCACTCAGGGAAGTACTCCTGCAACTGGAAATTTATTATAACGTTGCCATCGACTTAGAAGATAGCGATGCAGGCAAGGAAACTTTTAACGGAACCTTCAGGCATGATTCTATTAAATCTGTTTTGGAAATGTTATGCTTCTCCGTAAACAAACACTACAAATTTACCGATTCAAACCACATTATTATTTATTAACCAACAAACCAAACAACCAAACATTTCATGAAGTTAAAAAAAATAAAGTGGGGCTTGCTCAGGCAAACCCCATTAACCAGATTTCTATTGATCAGCTTTTTGTTTATTTCAATTTGTTTAAACGCATTTGCACAGGAAAAAAAACAAATTGCATTTAATAAAACACCTGCCGAAGAAGCCTTTACTAAACTGGAAAAAGAGTTTAAAGTACGTTTTTACTACTCGGATAAAAGCATTGGCAAAAAGGAAGTAATTAACATGGTTTCCAAACTACGCTCTTTAAACGAAGTACTCGATTATTTAAACGAGGCCAATGGCCTGGTTTTTAAAACCAATGGTAATATGATCGCAGTAAGTAAAAAGGATAAAGACAATCTTCCGGCCGCTAGCTCACCTAAAACAAGTTTCGAAATGAAAGGCAAGGTAGGGCTGATAGATGGAGACCATATTATTTATGTTGTGGGCATTACCGTTCGGGAAGCAGGTTCGGCAAGCTCGGCGATAACCGACGATAAGGGTAATTTTAAAATTACTACCACATCGCCGGCACCCACACTATCCTTCAGTTACATCGGCTATCAAACCATAACAGTCGATGTTAAATCGAACGCGCAATTGAATGTTAATTTGCAGGAAGATGCCAATATGCTTAAAGAGGTTACCGTGGTATCTAACGGTTATCAAACACTGGCAAAGAAGAATACAACTGGGAGTTATGCTACCATTACCGCAGCCGATATTGAGCGCAGGAGCAGCCAAACCCTCGATCGTATTTTAGAAGGATCGGTTCCCGGCTTATCGGTGTACAACGGCTTCAGGTCGGTGGCCGGAGTAAGAACGCAAACCGGACCCGATATTCAGGTAAGGGGTGGTAGTGCCATTCAGAGCGAGCGGAATACCCCTTAATTATTGTTGATGGTTTTCCGGTTAACCAGTTACCCGATAACTTTAACGATGTAGAAAAAATTGATGTCTTAAAAGATGCCTCAGCTTCGGCCATATGGGGTGCCAGGGCAGCCAACGGCGTAATTGTAATTACCACTAAACGCGGAAAACAAGGTGTTTTAACCATCGATTTTTCTGCGAATTTGTACCTGACAGAAAAAAATGATTTTAGTGTGCTTAAGCGGGCAAGCTCGGCCGATATGATTGGTGTAGATAACGAAATTTATGCAAAGGGATATTTTACCGGTGCTTTTTTTCAAGGTACACAGGGCGGCTTTTCTCCTTCATTTGATTACATCCTGCAAAAAGAAAAAGGATTAATTTCTGGAGCAGACCTTAGCCGTAAACAAGATTCACTTTCGGGGCTGTCTAATCTTCAGCAAAATAAAGCGCTCTTAGCCCGTATGGGTATACGTCAGAATTATTATTTATCGCTGGCTGGTGGCGCAAATAAATACCGTTTCAGGTTTTCCGGATCGTATGATAATAGTAAATCCAATTTTATAGGAGATGCCTATCGTGCAATACAGGTAAATATGCGCAACGATTATGAGATTACGCGCTGGTTACACGCCGTGGCCGATTTAAATGCCGTTTTTAACAATCAGGATGCTGGTACTGATGTAAGGTCACAGCTTTATGGCCTTGCCCCATATCAAATGCAGCTTGATGCAAACGGTAATTATGTTTACGATTACAATGCATTTAATGTGAATACAATGCCACCCTAATGGCTAAAGGTTACTACGATAATGGTAAAAATCTATTACAGGATGCAAGACTGTCAGATAACAACAGCAGTGTTTTCGGCTTAAGAACAAAACTTGGTTTAGAGGCTACACTGGCTAAAGGCTTAACCTTTAATACCTATTTCCTCTACGATAAAATGAAAACAACCAACAATCAGCTGGTTAACGAATATTCGTCTGCAGCCCGGTTGTTGTTAAACCGCTATGCCAGTTTAGATGCTAACGGGAAAGCATTTTTTAACCTGCCAAAGGGAAATTACCTTAATCTGGCCGAAACTACAAACGATAATACCTCTGTGCGTTCGCAAATTAATTATACCAACCTGTTTGCAGGCAAACACTTTGTTAGTTTAGGCGGTGGCGCAGAAGTTAAACAATATGTAACCAATGGATTAACCAACCGTAAATACAATTACAACGACGATTTGCAGTCGTGGTCGCCAATTAACCAGATTGTGCTGCTAAACGGTGTAATCGGGCAAAGCGGATCCAATACCACTTACGATGCAACCCAATATGATAAATTCAGCTACGTAAACAACAGAGAGGTTTCTTTTTATGCCACAGGTACCTACACTTACGATGACAGGTACACTTTACAGGGTAGTTTACGCTTTGATGAGTCTAATTTATTTGGTGTCGACCCCAAATACAGACGTACGCCACTTTGGTCGGTAGGCGGAGCCTGGGATGTAACCAAAGAGCAGTTTTTTCATGTCGATTTTATTAATCTGCTTAAGCTGAGGGCTACTGTTGGTTTAACCGGTAACTACGATCCCAGCACTACACCTTTACTGGTTGCAACCAGAACTTTTCAGGCTGCAACTTCTGATTACCGTGCAAGGGTTGATGCCAGTAATCCCTATAATCCAAAATTGAGATGGGAAAGAACAAAAACATACAATTTTGGGGCTGATGTAGCTTTCCTGAAAAACAGGTTCCAGCTGAGCATAGATATGTACAAAAAATATGGTTACGATTTGTTGGGTACACAATTGCTCGATCCAACCATTGGCTTTACTTCAACAAAGCTAAACGGAGCGCAAATGACCAATAATGGTTTAGAGCTGGCCTTAACAGGCAGGGTGTTGCAGGCAGGTAGTTTCGTATGGACAAGTACATTCAATTTTGCCTACAATACCAATAAAATTACCGAGAATAAAATTGCAGAAAGCAATCCTACTACAGGCCGTGTTACCGGTACCGTACCTTTTTATGTGGAGGGCTATCAGCGCGAAGGATTATGGAGCTATAAATGGGCAGGCTTGAGCAATATCGGCGATCCGCAGGTTTATGATGGCAACGGCAATAAAGTTTTGGTGCCGGTTTTGGGATCGTTGGAATACAGCGGCTCGTACCGGCCAAAATATACCGGTGGTTTTACCAATATTTTCAATTACAAAGGCGTTTTTGCCAGTGCAGTGCTCATCTATAATTTCGGGGGCGTTTTCCGTCGCGAAATGCCATCCATGAACGGTTACGACTGGAGCCCGGTTATTAATTACCAGGTTGCCGATAGGTGGAAAGCATCCGGAGACGAAGCGCGTACAGATATTGCAGCTTACCAGTCTTCTCCCACTTTGCTATATGATGGCCGCGATCGCGCAGCTAAATACTCCAATAATA is drawn from Pedobacter sp. HDW13 and contains these coding sequences:
- a CDS encoding RagB/SusD family nutrient uptake outer membrane protein; this translates as MKKICFKICCLATVLFMAWSCKKVTEKNDINNIQDALVWQDTVLITAFANNLYLDVPSWDLGLTGYTDESRNGNPVINGTVTPDASISYWPYTAIRKINLMIKQLPTSAGSAGLKNRFTGEAKFLRAYQYFQMVRRHGGVPIITVPQELTDDIFVSRNKTSECISFMVKDLDEAIALLPSVTPGSNVGRASKEAALALKARILVDWASPRYNPNNDASRWQAAYAACNEALTKLNASGYGLFDSYGSLFLTEMNKEVIFAIRFANPGRTQGRDATVRPISVSVNSTGGNQPSQEMADAYPMKDGSDVNSALSYQQRFSGRDDRFYATIVYNGATYFGRKQWTYVNSGIDGYRDVNGTYTGYYCKKAVDTTLTAAQAGTSGTDFIAIRYADILLLAAEAANETGNASVAYDALTKIRARAKILPGVNNLYGLTAGMSQTDLRSRIQKERQVELAFEQIRFFDLLRWNTLSSTLNGKTRKALKLINPTPAVPPTSATVFTESLDPIDLQPIVIQGNSLFYPIPRSIIQNNPKILQNIGWENGTFDPVQ
- a CDS encoding SusC/RagA family TonB-linked outer membrane protein — translated: MKKNEPQAVLQRPYRSMLKLLLMMKIVVLFILLGTLQTFATRSVAQEKVSISMQQVDLKQIFKSIENQTTIHFVYNDEILPAGKFFNASFANQSWKDVLATVLANTGIHYRIVEENLVVLTLGDHNRIVVRGKVTDAKNTGIPGVSVLEKGTKNGAVTNENGEFNINVTDVSATLIFKFVGYVTQELNASNSFMTVVLKEDAAELNEVVVVGYGKQEKKFLTGSVVSISGSTVSNIPVSNVSNALAGRLAGLVVMSPSGLPGVSSSVRVRGTTSYSGQDPLYVIDDIPRSKQEFDLLSPNDIESISVLKDGAAAIYGVRGGSGVVLVTTKQGAEGPAKFSFNISHGQSDPTRMPKRLNSYQDALYRNNYYLNQGVAANDPRYYTPDELEFYKAGTINTDLFEMISKTPRTTDANLSVTGGSQNARYYVSTGYFSETGLFDKLESKRFNILSNLDFKFGNGFSAKVNLQGTVRPNTTPWWYDGVNTTTLSDLTRAAMNFTPLSPAYVNGLPDGSLYHFLVPEVIKNGYIKGDRTNLNGFLKLSYNPNYIKGFGADISYNYNKQSDLYKTRYQPYTLYLFNRFGGNNHLIGDQVIGTKAAAQQPYDFFQEQYIQNKTYVFNAAAHYDRTFGQHDLSVQVFYEQSESKGDNFSAKGENLLSSTIDQLFVANSDPARRSLTGTGNEFGRSSVFGRLNYKFKGKYLLDAIVRADASSAFAPKNKWGYFPSLSGGWILSEEPFIKNMLPNVDNLKLRAGYGLLGYDNIDLSQWYSYFSLQSSAVFSTPVNTIAPQRYPNPDIKWQKIATTNIGVDASFYKGLISGSLDLFYKKTSDLLVANQTVVPSTFGIALAQVNYGQVNAKGFELTLRHDNQIGQVKYYVGFNFAYTTNKVIKYPEQANIPDYQRRTGRPVNFITGYQSNGIIRNPEQLANYLKLKYGTRAFELGDIGFADLFGPSNGAPDGIINANDNVVLSNLSYDPRITYGIPLGASWKGFDLGVLLQGVGARKVMLSDRSQWQEQNVLAFWSDFWSAENPNAAYPKIGGLNGTEGPASSFWLRSGNYLRLKSLELGYTLPARATKSIGLEKCRLFLTGTNLFIISDDIKMYDPELPTNETGYGAFQYPMLRTISAGASISF